Genomic segment of Helicobacter sp. 12S02232-10:
TTTACCGTTAATCTCATCGGTAGTTTTTTGATAGGGTTTGCAAGTTTTTTAGTCGCTCAAAAGATTTTAGGGAATGATTTTAGAGTATTTTTTATCATCGGGATTTTGGGAGGATTTACAACTTTTTCGTCTTTTGGGATGGATACGTTCAATATGCTTGCTCAAAAAGAATTTTTAAAAGCTGTTTTTTATATTTTAAGCACAAATATTTTGGGTTTTATTCTCGTTGGGACAGGGTGGTTTTTGTCCAAAACGTTTTTTAATTAGCGTTTTGTTTGATTTCAAGCAAATATCTTGCGATGATGATTGTTTGCAATAAGGTCGCAAGAAAATTAAAAATAGGAATAAGGGAAAACAGGTATGCTATTGCTGTTATTTGATAGTTTTTAGCTTTGTGTTCGGACAGAATCAAGCGATAGTCTGATTTTTCAAAGATAGAACTGCCCACATCAAATAGCATCGTATTTTTGAAAAAGAAAAAGTGAGGAATCAAGACAGCAAAAATTCCTATGAATGGAACAAAATATAAAGGAGTTAGAATTATGGCAAATAAAAGGAAGTAACCGAAAGATTTACTAAAATAGCCCATTGATGAAAGGATATTTCCAAAAGAATCAATTTGAAGGTCGCGATAGTATTTTTTGTGAAGATAGCTGATTACGATTGGGGTATAAAAGATTGAGACAAAGACATTTCCGATAAGCGTGAGGATAATCATCAAGAATGCAAGCAAAATGTACAAAAGAGACTTGATAAATAGATTCCCTATGCCCACAAAAAAGCCTTTATTATCTGATAAATTTTGCCAATTTGTCGGTAGCAAGTGTTTGAGCCACTCAAAAATGTCTTCGTTGAAATAAAATAGTAAAGTTCCCCAAAATAAAACCCCAATAAGCACAGGGAAGATGTTTAAAATCAACATTTTTAAACTGAAAAAGTCTTCCCAGCTTTTTTTAATGATGGCTAGCATTGTTTTTCCTTGATAATTTTTATATAAAAATTTATCTTTTATTGACTTTATTTAAGTTTAAAAGGTAAAATTACGGAATGTGTTGCTTAAATGGCGCCAAATTTAAATATATGGAGATTTGAGAATGAAAAAAAGTATAGTAAGCTTGATTCTTGCAAGCACTATGTGTGTTGGATTTGCAGGAGCTAAAACCCTTGCC
This window contains:
- the crcB gene encoding fluoride efflux transporter CrcB, which produces MDFVLAAMGGAIGSVLRYFLSKVLPLKFLVWGTFPLGTFTVNLIGSFLIGFASFLVAQKILGNDFRVFFIIGILGGFTTFSSFGMDTFNMLAQKEFLKAVFYILSTNILGFILVGTGWFLSKTFFN
- a CDS encoding EI24 domain-containing protein, whose product is MLAIIKKSWEDFFSLKMLILNIFPVLIGVLFWGTLLFYFNEDIFEWLKHLLPTNWQNLSDNKGFFVGIGNLFIKSLLYILLAFLMIILTLIGNVFVSIFYTPIVISYLHKKYYRDLQIDSFGNILSSMGYFSKSFGYFLLFAIILTPLYFVPFIGIFAVLIPHFFFFKNTMLFDVGSSIFEKSDYRLILSEHKAKNYQITAIAYLFSLIPIFNFLATLLQTIIIARYLLEIKQNAN